TCGAGCGCAGCGGCGAACAAGCTCCTTATCCAGTCAGCGCGGTCACGCGACATTCGATCAGATTCCCTCGCCCGGATCTTCGTCGGTGCTCCGGAGCATTCGCGAGAGCCATGCCCTGGCGTATCGCCAGTCACGCACGACCGTGCTCTCCGAAACTCCAAGAATGGCGGCCGTCTCCACTTCCGTGAGCCCTCCGAAATAGCGAAGCACGACGACCTGCGCACTGCGGGCATCCACGCCCTCGAGTTCCTTGAGTGCGCCATCGATTGCCAGAATCTCCTCAGTATCCGGCTCAGCGGCCAGCGATGCCAAGTCGATGTCGGCGCGCTGTTTATCGCCGCCGTGTTTGAGCCGGGATTTCCGCCGGGCCTGTTCGACAAGGATATCGCGCATCGCCTGAGCTGCCGCACCAAAGAAATGATGTCGCCCGTCCCATCCGGGATCGTCGGCTCCAACAAGGCGCAAATAGGCCTCATGTACCAGTGCCGTGGGCTGCAAGGTGTTGCCGGGGGGCGTTTTGTCCATGCGCGCCTCGGCGAGCTTGCGTAGCTCCGAGTACACGAGCGGAAGTAGCTCCTCCGAGGCCCGGGCGTCGCCGGCAGCCACAGAGTTCAGTATTCTCGTAAGCTGTTCCAAGATTCCTCTCGTCACTCGACCCAGGGCAGTTCCGTACAGGCACCGTGTTCCGTCCCGTATCGGGCCCTTTTCGCCGTCCATTATACCGTTTTTGCCCCTCCAATGTCGTTTCAGAACCGGGCACCACTACCGGCCCCGCCTGGGTGCATGGGTCCAAGAATCGATCTCCAGGGGCAGATTCGA
The genomic region above belongs to Phycisphaerae bacterium and contains:
- a CDS encoding sigma-70 family RNA polymerase sigma factor, with the translated sequence MLEQLTRILNSVAAGDARASEELLPLVYSELRKLAEARMDKTPPGNTLQPTALVHEAYLRLVGADDPGWDGRHHFFGAAAQAMRDILVEQARRKSRLKHGGDKQRADIDLASLAAEPDTEEILAIDGALKELEGVDARSAQVVVLRYFGGLTEVETAAILGVSESTVVRDWRYARAWLSRMLRSTDEDPGEGI